One region of Etheostoma cragini isolate CJK2018 chromosome 16, CSU_Ecrag_1.0, whole genome shotgun sequence genomic DNA includes:
- the enc1 gene encoding ectoderm-neural cortex protein 1, translating into MKMSVCVHENRKSRASTGSMNIYLFHKSSYADSVLMHLNSLRQQRLFTDVLLHAGSRSFPCHRAVLAACSRYFEAMFSGGLRESQASEVDFRDSIHPEVLELLLDYAYSSRVVINEENAESLLEAGDMLEFQDIRDACAEFLERNLHPTNCLGMLLLSDAHQCTKLSELSWGMCLSNFPAICKTEDFLQLPKDMVVQLLSHEELETEDERLVYEAALNWINYDLEKRHCHLPELLRTVRLALLPAIFLMENVSTEELINAKPKSKELVDEAIRCKLKILQNDGVVNSPCARPRKTSHALFLLGGQTFMCDKLYLVDQKAKEIIPKADIPSPRKEFSACAIGCKVYITGGRGSENGVSKDVWVYDTVQEEWSKAAPMLIARFGHGSAELKHCLYVVGGHTAATGCLPASPSVSLKQVEQFDPVANKWTMVAPLREGVSNAAVVSVKLKLFAFGGTSVTHDKLPKVQCYDPQENRWSVPASCPQPWRYTAAAVLGNQIFVMGGDTEFSACSAYKFSSETYQWTKVGDVTAKRMSCQAVASGNKLYVVGGYFGTQRCKTLDCYDPTLDAWNSITTVPYSLIPTAFVSTWKHLPA; encoded by the coding sequence ATGAAAATGTCCGTGTGTGTCCATGAGAACCGAAAATCACGAGCCAGCACTGGCTCGATGAACATCTACCTGTTCCACAAGTCCTCCTATGCCGATAGTGTCCTCATGCACCTCAACTCGCTGCGGCAGCAACGTCTTTTCACAGACGTCCTGCTTCATGCAGGTAGCCGCTCCTTCCCCTGCCATCGGGCCGTGCTGGCTGCCTGCAGCCGCTACTTTGAGGCCATGTTCAGTGGCGGGCTGAGGGAGAGCCAGGCCAGTGAGGTCGACTTCCGTGACTCCATCCACCCGGAGGTTTTAGAGCTCCTGCTGGATTATGCATACTCATCACGTGTGGTCATCAACGAGGAAAACGCGGAGTCACTGTTGGAGGCTGGGGACATGCTAGAGTTTCAGGACATCCGGGATGCCTGTGCTGAATTCCTAGAGAGAAACCTTCACCCAACTAACTGCCTTGGCATGCTGTTGCTGTCTGACGCTCACCAGTGCACCAAGCTGTCAGAGCTCTCCTGGGGTATGTGCCTCAGCAACTTTCCCGCTATTTGCAAGACAGAGGACTTCCTCCAACTGCCCAAAGATATGGTGGTGCAGCTTTTGTCACATGAGGAGCTAGAGACAGAAGATGAGAGACTGGTTTATGAAGCTGCCCTCAACTGGATCAACTATGACCTGGAAAAGAGACACTGCCACCTTCCAGAGCTCCTGAGAACGGTCCGCCTGGCCTTGCTGCCTGCCATCTTTCTCATGGAGAACGTGTCTACGGAAGAGCTGATCAACGCAAAGCCCAAGAGCAAGGAGCTTGTGGATGAAGCTATCCGCTGTAAGCTGAAGATCCTGCAAAATGATGGCGTCGTTAACAGCCCGTGTGCCCGACCAAGAAAGACCAGCCATGCCTTATTTCTTCTGGGAGGGCAGACTTTCATGTGCGACAAGTTGTATCTGGTGGACCAGAAAGCCAAAGAGATCATCCCCAAGGCCGACATTCCCAGCCCCAGGAAGGAGTTCAGCGCCTGTGCGATCGGATGTAAGGTGTACATCACTGGTGGGAGAGGCTCAGAGAATGGTGTTTCCAAAGATGTGTGGGTCTACGACACCGTGCAAGAGGAATGGTCAAAGGCAGCACCAATGCTCATTGCCAGGTTTGGCCATGGCTCTGCAGAGCTGAAACACTGCCTCTACGTGGTAGGAGGTCACACGGCAGCAACTGGTTGCCTCCCAGCTTCTCCGTCTGTATCGCTTAAACAGGTGGAGCAGTTTGACCCAGTGGCAAACAAGTGGACCATGGTGGCTCCTTTGAGAGAGGGTGTGAGCAATGCAGCAGTGGTCAGCGTCAAGCTCAAGCTCTTTGCCTTTGGAGGAACCAGCGTCACCCACGACAAGCTGCCCAAGGTGCAGTGCTACGATCCGCAGGAGAACCGATGGTCTGTGCCTGCGTCCTGCCCGCAGCCGTGGCGCTACACAGCCGCCGCCGTGCTGGGGAACCAGATCTTTGTCATGGGCGGGGATACAGAGTTCTCAGCATGCTCGGCTTATAAATTCAGCAGTGAGACCTACCAGTGGACTAAAGTGGGCGACGTGACGGCCAAGCGAATGAGCTGCCAGGCGGTGGCATCGGGGAATAAACTGTATGTGGTGGGTGGGTACTTTGGCACACAGCGGTGTAAAACTCTTGACTGCTATGACCCCACGCTGGATGCTTGGAACAGCATCACTACCGTGCCATACTCGCTCATTCCCACTGCTTTCGTCAGCACCTGGAAACATCTGCCTGCTTGA